The genomic stretch CACCACACTTTGTCCACAtacaggagctttcattttagcAGTTTACTGTATGACACCTCTCAGCATGATTTCTGGGACATAAATCATATAGCAGCAGTATGGGAAGTTGTTGGTGCTCAGAAAAGACcggaaattttaaaatgccctccaaatTCTGAGCTAATCAGAAACAAGAGATGATGCACAGGCGGTGCGTGTCACTCTCGCTTGCCGCTGCAGTCCCATCACGTCCCgtgtgttggctttcagctcaaCGGCGAGGATTTTCGCCATCGCTCATCGCCTCCCGTGTGTCGAGCCCCTGAGCTGCACTTATGCACaagtagatgaaaaaaatactcgcACCGGCTCTAATTTTAGTCGCAAAGTGCGACCATTTGGTcgcagtctggagccctgcCAGAGTACCCTTCAAGTACATGAGCTCACCTGAAAATATTGTTAATTTTTAaagtcagagaatcacaaagtGATGGAATATTAAACTATTCTTGTACGTAAATGACTGTTTACAACTACCGTCTTGAAAACTTTTTGACTCGTACAAACAGTGAGTAGTGTCTTGCTATCCTACAAAGTAAGACATAAGAGACTGAATCAACTGAAAATAAATGACAAGTTATCACTTTCATTTATAATGTGAATTTTAAGCTTTAAAACCATTTCACTGAAACACAATCACCAATAGATGGCAGCAACAAACTGTTTTAGATGAGATCAGTatgaaggtagatttgtgtctttattattcaatcaaaaaaaagttgcttcaatcaaataaaaagttgcttcaatcaaaatatatattttcaattgaagaaaaagtcacttcaatcaaaaaaaatgtgtttgcatgcaaaaataaatttgaaactcaaaaaaatatatttgaaaactatttgtgtttgattgaatttttttttatttaagtcaagtttttgataaaacaacatttttgattgaagtcatgtaattttgcgtttggaccacattttgtgtaggacatttatgtctttattattcaatcaaaaaataagttgctttaaacataaaaatatatattttttaaaagaaaaatcacttaaatcaatttttttttttaattcaagcgTAGaagaaaaggtttgaatgtgaaaaactaactgagactcaaaaattcgcatttgaacactttatttttcattcaaactgttttctttgattaaagcaatcctttttgtgtttgagccatagaaggggtaggacatttgtgtctaaatcattcaatcgcaataaaagttgctttaatcaaaaaacaatttttaatcaaagaaaaaaatcatttgcaaaaatatatttttttgaaaatatatttcgttccgaaccgagcaccacgtaccgaaacggttcaatacaaatgcatgcaccgttacacccttataacTTAAGATAAACATGGCTCATACAacacttgacaaaaaaatggtgGCGTTAGGATTTTTTTGCAAAGTCAGCTTTCCGTCATGATGTTCTTTTTTCTCTTTGCTTTCCAGATTTATGTTCAGTAAAGGTGCCAAGCGAAAACTGGACGAGTATGAAGAGGTGCTGGAAGGCAAAACGCTGGAGGCATCGGAGGCGGGAGGAGGGCTAGGCCTGGGTCACGAGGGGTTGTCCAAGGTGTCGTACACCCTTCAGAGGCAGACCATCTTCAACATCTCTCTAATGAAGCTGTACAGCCAGCGTCCGCTGAACGAACCCAGCCTGGAGCGCCGCGTGCTCATCAACAACATGCTGCGGCGCATCCAGGAAGAGCTGAAGCAAGAAGGCTCCTTGCGGCCGCTGCTCCTGCCACCGTCGCCTCCGCCCGACGACCCTATGGACGAGGGCTTCCGTGAAGCCCCACCTTCATTCGGGGTCCTCTCCGCCGCGGTGACGGCACAGGCGGCTCCTCCTTCTGCTCTTCTGATGCCGGCGATCATTCCGCCGCCTTCGCCGCACCCTTCGGCGCCTCCCGACTGCCCGCCCCCGCCGGACGCCTGCCTCACTCCGGCTTCGTTGTTGGAGGAGGACGGCGCCGATTCCTCTTTTTGTGCTTCATCTCCGCCCACACCTCCCCTGTCACCTCCCCCGTTACAGAGTCAGACGTCCATCAATGTCTCTTCGTCCAACAGCGTGAACGGCATGGATTTGCGTCCTCTGACAGCCATAAGCAGGACGGCAGCAGCCATTTCTATGACAGTAACTACCTCCCTCGCTCCCACCCTGCTCACCCAACACCCCCACTTAGCGGCCTTGTCCCCGGCACCCTCGGGCCCTGCGAAAGACTGTAGAAGTTCAGACTCTAAAACTGAAGCAATTTGCGTCTCGCTAGTGGAAAGCTCCGCTGCTGAGCACCGACCGATGGACGCCCATCCCGCAGCACCGCCATCCGCCCCGGTAGAAATATACACCTCTCATTCCCCGGCTTCCGCACCCTCCGGCTTTCTCACCGACCTGGCGCTGGACGACGTCCTGTTCGCCGACATAGACACGTCCATGTATGATTTTGATCCCTGCGTGACGGCGGGGGCGGTCGGCACGCCGGCAAGCGCTGGCCTGGCAAAGATCTCGCCGGTAGTGACGGCGGACGACGTCCTCAAATCGCTGGCGTCGCCGTACAGTGGCCCCGCCCCTCAAGTTTCAGCAAATCAGCCTTTTAAAATTGACCTGACGGAACTCGATCACATCATGGAAGTGCTGGTCGGTTCTTGACAAGCGTGCACCACCACTTTTTCTAAACCAGACACTCTCAATCCAGACAAGAGACTGAAATGAATATTTCCGACGGATCTGGGATTTGTTTTTCTGctggtcattttcatttttgtgcttttaaagTTTGCAATTTTAATTTTCACTTGTCATATTTATCATGAcaagtactactactactactacttcaaTTAACACTGTGCATGGACTGTCCTCCCCTTTCCAAACACAGTCATGAAATTCTTGGGAAGCAAAAATACAAATTAGTTTACATTTCTATTCTAGTGACGACCTCCAAGGAATTAATTCCCTCACTTGAACGTAATCCCAGTTCTGATCTTTAACACTGTCCTAAGCCTTTATGGTgtcacaataatttttttatgcttatttttgttttatatccAAGCCTAGGAAGATCCTTACCGGTACATGAATTAacaatacaaacacacacatacagtcgaATAGCGTAAAAGGATCCATTTTGCATGTGTGATTCAAGAGTTGCAAACACACAGACACATGTGCACATTAAATGTGTGTCTTTTAGCAGATGAGTgccttccccccaaaaatgaacaCTTATTTAATTCTTTTATCTAAATTTCAGTTCTTCCTTGATTATAtttacacagtggtacctctacttacgaaattaattgattCTGGGAGTAGTTtcctaacttgaaaattctgtaagtagagacacgtTTTCCTTGGAAATGCTCTAATCCATTCTaatccaaaattcagacataaatcttttataatgcatcaaaacatgtaacaaatacatgttacaattaagctaggttcataccgcaggtcttaatgcacaaaactGATTTTTGCGTGTTTCTCCGACATTAACTTGATGATCTGAATGGGACAGGTCGCATAAAATTTGACCATTCCAAATCTGATCTAAGTtattttcgtatgtggttaaaatcggatccacatttttccagaatgtggctgcggtctgaactgtcatgtCCCCcgaatcagaattcatgcagcaattatgtcagcaaagagcgag from Corythoichthys intestinalis isolate RoL2023-P3 chromosome 10, ASM3026506v1, whole genome shotgun sequence encodes the following:
- the sertad2b gene encoding SERTA domain-containing protein 2b — encoded protein: MFSKGAKRKLDEYEEVLEGKTLEASEAGGGLGLGHEGLSKVSYTLQRQTIFNISLMKLYSQRPLNEPSLERRVLINNMLRRIQEELKQEGSLRPLLLPPSPPPDDPMDEGFREAPPSFGVLSAAVTAQAAPPSALLMPAIIPPPSPHPSAPPDCPPPPDACLTPASLLEEDGADSSFCASSPPTPPLSPPPLQSQTSINVSSSNSVNGMDLRPLTAISRTAAAISMTVTTSLAPTLLTQHPHLAALSPAPSGPAKDCRSSDSKTEAICVSLVESSAAEHRPMDAHPAAPPSAPVEIYTSHSPASAPSGFLTDLALDDVLFADIDTSMYDFDPCVTAGAVGTPASAGLAKISPVVTADDVLKSLASPYSGPAPQVSANQPFKIDLTELDHIMEVLVGS